In one window of Bifidobacterium sp. WK041_4_12 DNA:
- a CDS encoding TetR/AcrR family transcriptional regulator: protein MTNSATGDPRKLYTETMIRDSLIALLEDRPLHEITITALCQRAGINRSTFYAHYKNVMELMEHIEGETLEWIRGVIVSTANQGGNEEKLRRIELTCQYIASNSSYLGVLMNSNANVDFQYRFMSLIYEEPTLQDIVDTEEKRLKVQFAVNGAIGLIRHWLKTGLRTPYTKIAQIIYSMSIVPMEFLNDRPEQGVAIGQEHKA, encoded by the coding sequence ATGACGAATTCGGCGACAGGTGATCCGCGAAAACTCTATACAGAAACCATGATTCGTGACAGTCTTATCGCATTGCTTGAAGACCGCCCACTCCACGAGATAACGATCACGGCATTATGCCAGCGCGCAGGAATCAACCGTTCCACCTTCTACGCGCATTACAAGAACGTGATGGAACTCATGGAACATATTGAGGGCGAAACCCTTGAATGGATTCGTGGCGTGATCGTTTCAACGGCCAACCAGGGCGGCAACGAGGAGAAGCTGCGCAGAATCGAGCTGACGTGCCAATACATTGCGAGCAACAGCAGCTATCTCGGCGTATTGATGAATTCAAACGCGAACGTTGACTTTCAATACCGCTTCATGAGTCTTATCTATGAGGAGCCGACATTGCAGGATATTGTCGACACCGAGGAAAAACGGCTGAAAGTGCAGTTCGCCGTGAACGGAGCCATTGGACTCATCCGGCACTGGCTGAAAACAGGGTTGAGAACCCCATACACGAAGATTGCGCAAATCATATATTCCATGAGCATTGTTCCCATGGAATTTCTCAACGACCGACCAGAACAGGGTGTCGCAATCGGCCAGGAACACAAGGCATAG
- a CDS encoding LPXTG cell wall anchor domain-containing protein: MIPAYQFAFAVTRFKEFKSNTDTDGHFMLKVAWPDSARMALPYTGGAKSFVWLPALIMASVMMFAWYVDRKRKDLPLRMAGAVGATSLSAAFGTMINAHIDRIRPTVTRIVDEIHELLQRWFR, translated from the coding sequence ATGATACCCGCGTATCAATTTGCTTTTGCGGTGACACGATTCAAGGAGTTCAAGTCGAATACGGATACAGATGGTCATTTCATGCTCAAAGTTGCGTGGCCGGATTCGGCAAGAATGGCACTTCCCTACACTGGAGGGGCTAAGTCGTTCGTTTGGCTTCCGGCTTTGATCATGGCATCGGTGATGATGTTTGCCTGGTATGTGGATCGAAAAAGAAAGGATCTGCCACTGCGAATGGCGGGGGCCGTTGGAGCAACAAGCCTCAGCGCTGCGTTCGGAACGATGATCAACGCGCACATTGATCGTATCCGTCCAACCGTCACAAGAATCGTTGATGAAATTCATGAGCTTCTTCAACGATGGTTCAGATAG
- a CDS encoding tyrosine-type recombinase/integrase: protein MSDQTQSQPTLQQTPRLSLDTWRNRIWSVALQASGYADIPGVSIHSLRHSYASIAIAHGADVTTLQAAMGHASAAMTLDIYANLWPHRLDDVTQAIDLALKPTLSQPFLLSPTEKKQGRNPTP from the coding sequence ATATCCGACCAGACCCAAAGTCAACCAACATTGCAGCAAACCCCACGGCTCAGCTTGGACACATGGCGCAACCGCATATGGTCGGTCGCGTTGCAGGCATCCGGCTACGCGGACATCCCCGGTGTCAGCATCCACAGTCTGCGCCACTCGTACGCGTCCATCGCCATCGCCCACGGAGCCGACGTGACGACCTTGCAGGCCGCGATGGGGCACGCATCGGCCGCCATGACGCTCGACATCTACGCGAACCTGTGGCCGCACAGACTCGACGATGTCACCCAGGCCATCGACCTTGCCCTGAAACCGACCTTGTCCCAGCCATTCCTACTGAGTCCTACTGAAAAAAAACAAGGGCGGAATCCAACACCTTGA
- a CDS encoding ABC transporter permease — MGRHQHAENSGLISFIICAIAAAIMVKIYVEVAPPIWQVTRRMFTVAAGIVTFCGVSSFIVGYARNSNSLNLRRGWWMPVRRSIEIVALSVVYAATIFLAVFAIFGIITDMMGVRIFLGYLPWVSAAFAGIVGYITFVQADLMDAKTIASLLPLFVVSGVTTAGLTTDDPNWWHNNFSQLGDRTTFAATMFNATLILAGICIIIISYFAVSELLTTHRMRADWSRAHLPAPQVGDSNDHVDSIQRFRLRAGILLTLLVLLGVAFMGIGTFRYSPHPILHNVFSRGLPGIMCVLLIGLPWIAPQLSKAIYIVSDLGIVTCAIAGGFWLEGDNTLTNVEALAGLIFLGWFIVFSRHIAAIEADRVQAQIIYLQSIDTSAIQPARAPESRLASDK; from the coding sequence ATGGGTCGGCATCAACACGCTGAAAATTCTGGACTCATATCCTTCATAATCTGCGCCATTGCAGCAGCAATCATGGTCAAGATATATGTCGAGGTAGCGCCGCCAATCTGGCAAGTCACCCGAAGAATGTTTACGGTGGCTGCCGGTATCGTCACTTTCTGCGGCGTGTCGTCATTCATTGTCGGATACGCGCGAAACTCGAATTCGCTCAATCTTCGTCGTGGCTGGTGGATGCCTGTGCGCCGCAGCATAGAGATTGTCGCACTTTCGGTTGTGTACGCGGCGACAATCTTTCTCGCGGTATTTGCCATCTTCGGCATCATCACCGATATGATGGGCGTGCGAATCTTCCTCGGATACCTTCCCTGGGTGAGTGCAGCCTTTGCCGGGATCGTCGGCTACATAACCTTCGTGCAGGCCGACCTCATGGATGCGAAAACCATCGCATCGCTGCTACCGCTATTCGTGGTCTCAGGTGTTACCACGGCAGGTTTGACGACGGACGATCCGAACTGGTGGCATAACAATTTCTCTCAGCTTGGAGATAGAACGACATTCGCTGCCACCATGTTCAATGCAACGCTGATTCTCGCTGGAATTTGCATTATCATCATCAGCTATTTTGCGGTTTCGGAATTGCTGACCACGCACCGCATGAGAGCAGATTGGAGTAGGGCGCATCTACCGGCACCGCAAGTTGGTGATTCCAATGATCATGTGGACAGTATTCAACGTTTCAGATTACGTGCGGGAATCCTTTTGACCTTGCTTGTTTTGCTTGGCGTGGCATTCATGGGAATCGGAACCTTCAGATATTCTCCTCACCCGATATTGCACAATGTGTTTTCGCGAGGTCTTCCGGGGATCATGTGTGTGCTGCTTATCGGGCTTCCGTGGATTGCACCGCAACTGTCTAAGGCGATCTACATCGTATCCGATCTAGGCATTGTCACCTGTGCGATAGCTGGGGGATTCTGGCTGGAGGGCGATAACACCCTGACCAATGTTGAAGCTCTAGCCGGTCTCATTTTTCTGGGCTGGTTCATCGTATTCTCTCGCCATATCGCAGCGATCGAAGCCGACAGAGTCCAAGCCCAGATCATCTACCTGCAATCCATTGACACCTCTGCCATTCAGCCAGCCCGTGCGCCGGAATCACGTCTGGCATCCGACAAATAA